Sequence from the Aquimarina sp. Aq107 genome:
ACAATTAGCAATTAATTTAATTTTAAATTGAATAAGTCTTATTCCTCACCAATATTTTACCACAAATATTAAACGAATTCTATATTATTCTCTACGTATTCTAAAGACTAAATAATGTTTTGAAATCATATGTTAATTTTAAAGTTAAAATTGGTTAACCAATTAAATATTTAAAACGAATTCACCCTTTTACACCATACCAACCCAACCCAAATTACTTCTATTAATAAGAACCATACCGGTAGTTTGTGAGAAAGAAAGAAGCAAAGCAACTAACTAATACTGAAACAATAACTATACACCATCAAAATGAAAATTTCAAATTATAGCATCTCAATAATACTTGTGATATTCTTACTACTTACAAATACCTCTAAGGCACAAATTCTTGTTTCTCATGATTTTAATAATGGTAATCTTGGTCCATTTAATGTATGTACAACTCAAAACCCTAATTATTCTAAAGTGGTTAATGGACGTCTAAAAACTTGGTGGACATCAGAAGGTTATAATGGAACCAGAATGGACAAAGGAGCCGAAGCTTGCGGAGATCAATGGACAACATACAAAGAAGGATGGTATGGAATGAATTTGGAGTTAGGCTCGGACTATCCTAAAAACAAAAAAGCAGGTATTGCACAAATTTTTGGATTTATCCCTGGCTTTTGGTCTTGGGAATCAATGTTACAGGTCGAAAATGGAGACTTAACAATTATTCATAGGTCTAATGGTGGTAGTAGTAGCAATGTTGAAGAAGTAGTATATTCTAATTTTCCTTACGAAACAGAGGTTCCGATTGTGATTCATTTTATTTTATCTAATCAAAACAAAGGTGAATTTGAGATTTGGGTAAATGGAGTTAGTGAATACAGGAAAACAAATATAAATTTTGGATTCGGAAATTTTGATAGTAATGATAAGAAAATAGGTAATGCTGATGAAGATTTTGGATCCGAAAGTGCTGGTTCATTAACGGTTTTAAAAATGGGACAATATAATTTCCAAGATTCTGAATATGAGACTAATGAAACAAGAACTGTATATTATGATAATGTTTCTTGGTATAATGGTCCTAACGGATATGATATTGTAAATCCTAGCGAAGCTACAGTAGAAATTTGTGAAAGTCATGATGCATTTTCAAAGATTGAAGCAGAAGATTTTTGTGAACAATCTGGTATACAAACTGGAACTACTAATTCTTTTGTAGGATGGGTAAATAATGGTGACTGGGTGCAATATAAAAATATTGATTTTGGTTCTGGTGCAAATTCAATAGAAATGTCTGTATCAAGTGGAACATCTGGAGGGATAATTGAAATAAGACAAGGAAGTATTTCCGGAGCTTTATTAGGAACAGTAGAAGTTACCAATACTGGATCTTTTACATCATGGGAAACTCTAACAGTAAATATATCTGAAGTAAGTGAAAAGCAAGATGTTTATTTTATCTTTAAGGGTGGAAGTGGATATTTATTAGATGTCGATTGGTTTCAGTTTTCGGAAGATACAACAACTAACCTTTGTAATTCACCATTAATAGATGTAACACCTCCTTCTAACCTTACTTCCGGTATTAGTTATGCATATTATGAAGGTAATTGGAATTCACTTCCTGATTTTAATTCACTATCACCAATATCTACTGGAATAGGATCTGCAATTGATCTTAGTAATACGCAAAGTCAAGATAATTTCGGATTGACATTCGATGGCTATATAAATGTCCCAAGTAATGGTAGTTATACATTTTATACAACATCCGACGATGGTTCTACTCTTTGGATTGACGGAATTAAAATAGTAGATAATGATGGATTACACGGTGCACGTGAAGAATTCGGAACAGTTTGTTTAGAAGCTGGGTATCACGAGATAGAAGTTCAATTTTTTGAAAGAACTGGTGGAAATGTATTGTCTGTGGCATATGAAGGTCCAGGTATTTCTAAGCAAAATGTACCTACTTATTATGGAGCTACTAATAATACAATTACCATTCAAGAAGATGAAACTGGATTCTGCTTTGCTGATGGTACTGTTGATAACAATCACACAGGACATACGGGAACAGGATTTATTAATACCGATAATGTGTATGGTAATGGTATTGATTGGAAAATAAATGGATCAACTGGGTCATATACTATTATATGGAAATATGCTAGTACAAGTAACAGATTAGCAAAATTAGTCGTTGATGGGTCTACTGTAGCGAGTAATATCAATTTTAATGCTACAGGAAGTTGGACTACTTGGGAAACAGAATCTATAACAGTAAATCTTTCTGATGGTATAAAAGACATACGCCTAGAAGCTACTAATAATTCAGGACTTGGTAATATAGATTATATACAAATAATAGGACCAAATGTCTCAGCATTGTCTTGCGCAACTATTGGTGAAGATTGTTCAGATTTCTTTGGAGGACTTTCAATTACACAAACTAATCCTGGTTGTAGTAACAATAATGGCCAAATTATTGTCAATTTTGAAGATTCAGATGTGTATACACAAATTCAATTAAGTATTGATGGAGGAAACTCCTACCCTATTACTGTTAATGACAATACTGGCTCTTATAGTTTTACAGGTTTGAGCAATGCAGAATATCAAGTAGCTGCTAGATATGCAGGTGGAGATTGTGAATACAATGTGGCGCATCTAATTCTAATTCAGGATTGTGGAGATATTCCTTTAAATCCTGGAGGAGTTTCTTGGCATGACAGTTATGAAGCTAACGGATTTTGTTGGTGTAGCACTAATTTTGATCACAATTTAGGAAGTAAAAAAGTAATTGTTAATGGAACACAGTACAGTGTAGTTGATATTTGTGATGAATTAGAAAAGCATCCATTATTTAGATCAAGAAATAATGGAGACAATATCTATAATGATGTTCAATGTGGAAATGGACCTATTAATGATTCGAATGACGAACCATTATGTCCTGGTAGAGTTGATATGGGTGTTGAAGGATGTTTAGTAAGAGGTGTACATTGGGATATGGAATGGCTAGCAAGTAGAGATCGTTTTAAAACAGATAACAAATTCCCTGAAGATGTAGCAAAAGAAGCACCAACAGTATACCCTAATCCTTTAAAAGAAAGTAGTTTACTAAACATAACTGTTTCTGGTTTAGGTTTATCTCGAGTAGAAGTTTATAATTTAGCCGGTTTACGGATACACTCAGAGAATATTAATGGAAAATCAGCAGCTTTAGATTTACAACACTTGAATACTGGTGTTTATATCATAAAAATTCTTGATAATAAACAATCATACTTCAATAAAATAAGTGTTCAAAAATAAGTGTTTTAAAACTTAAGATGAATTAGATAAAGATTATATTCTTACATATAAAATCTCTAAAATAAGTAAGCCTTTCAAAAATGAAAGGCTTGCTTATTTAATCATTAGACATTACCTTAACAAATAAATTATTCTACTTTTTCAAATAAATCAGTAATAATATACTGCAAATCTTCTGCTGTAACCTTCCTAAAATATGAGAGTAAATCTTTTGTAGTTGCATATCTGCCAGACACCGTTTTAAGCATCCCATTCTGACTGTGCCAATCTTTTATAAAATCCTCTAATGCTTTGTTAACAGCATTTTCACCTATTTCTTGTTGCAATGTATACATAGCTACGGCTCCTTTGTTATAATAGACATAATCTTCATTCTCTACTAATGCCAGCGGAGGTTCTTGCACATTGGATTTTTTTCGTTTTTTGTTATATGTCTCTTTTTGAAATTCTAAAAACTGTTGCACCTTTTCTTCTGAATAATTATTTTTTAAAACCATAAGAGCTGCATATTGAGACAAAGTTTCTAAAATCATATGACGCCCTTGTACGTTTGCTGCTTCTACTTGCATACCAAACCATTGATGTGCAACCTCATGTGCTGTAACATAAAAGGCCATATCCACATCTTGTTCATCATCAATATCTAATACAAATCCTATAGCTTCAGAAAAAGGAATAGTATTAGGAAAAGACTGAGCAAATACTTCGTATCTAGGAAATTCCATAATACGTAATTGTTCATATTGATAGGGACTGAAATTAGTACTATAATAGTTTAAAGAAGCTTTCATCGAAGCCATCATTCTATCTAAATTATATATATGATTATTGTGATAATATATTTCTAACGATACAGGTTTAGTAAAATCAGTGATAGACGACTCCCAAACATCTTTTCTTGTTTCATATTCTGCAGAAACAATAGAATAGAAATTTATTATCGGAGAATTCGTTTTATAATGAAAATAATTTCGACTATTCTCTTCCCATTGGTTTATTAAAGTACCAGAAGTAATTGCAGTTTGCTTATTATTTGTACCAATAACAGCTTCAAAATTAATTCCATCAGAATCGCCACCAGAAACTGCATTAACCAATTCACGTTCATCCTCTCTCCTAGCCTTATTTTGTCTAGTACCAAGTTTATATTCCTCCCGCTTATCCTCATCACGAACTTCATATTTTTTATTATAACCTATTGTTGGGAACTCCTGATTATTCAAAAAAGTACCATTATTTACTATTTGCGTACTGGAATTATCATCTTCGAATCCTATGGGGTTATAAGATTGTCTAAAATTCATTTTAATGGAATCACCCGGTTGTAATGTTTCGGATAATGAATAAATGGAATAATCAAATTGACTGTATTTAGTATTTAAAGAGACATTATTCCCTATGAAAATGATAGAATCCAATTGTACGTGTGATGCTATTTTTTTTTGAATATGAATATCACGTATTGGTTGATCCAATGTATTCTTTAAAATAAAATATCCATGAACTTCATAAGACCTATTTTCAGGAAACAATTCAACGTTTAAATGCACTTTGGTAATCTTGGGTTGCGGTATGTACTCATATTGTTTTAGTGCCTTTTCATAATTAACACGAAATGTTATTTCTTCTGAATTTGTCCAATAATCATTGAGTATGTTAATATTATAAAATATATAAGTTCCTATACCTATGAATACAAAACTGGCAGAAATAACAAACCGCTTTATTGGTTTAGAAAAACGATATCTAATAGTTTTAAAACGTTTAACTAACCCTGTTTCTGATCCTCTGACAGAGAGAGTGGCACTAATGATTAATAACAAACTACCAAATACCAACCAATAGCTTTTAATCCAGAGATATGGTTTTAGAAAATGTCCATAACCATTCATGCTCGAATATGTCCCCAAAGTTTTACCTCCAAACTTGTACAAGCTATGTTGAAACCCAAAATATTCAGAACTTATATTGATAATAAAAAACAATAATGTAAGTAAAATTCCAATAAATTTATTATTACTTATAACTTGAAACAAAAATGCAATGACGGTATAAAGCATCAAGAATGGTA
This genomic interval carries:
- a CDS encoding carbohydrate-binding protein, yielding MKISNYSISIILVIFLLLTNTSKAQILVSHDFNNGNLGPFNVCTTQNPNYSKVVNGRLKTWWTSEGYNGTRMDKGAEACGDQWTTYKEGWYGMNLELGSDYPKNKKAGIAQIFGFIPGFWSWESMLQVENGDLTIIHRSNGGSSSNVEEVVYSNFPYETEVPIVIHFILSNQNKGEFEIWVNGVSEYRKTNINFGFGNFDSNDKKIGNADEDFGSESAGSLTVLKMGQYNFQDSEYETNETRTVYYDNVSWYNGPNGYDIVNPSEATVEICESHDAFSKIEAEDFCEQSGIQTGTTNSFVGWVNNGDWVQYKNIDFGSGANSIEMSVSSGTSGGIIEIRQGSISGALLGTVEVTNTGSFTSWETLTVNISEVSEKQDVYFIFKGGSGYLLDVDWFQFSEDTTTNLCNSPLIDVTPPSNLTSGISYAYYEGNWNSLPDFNSLSPISTGIGSAIDLSNTQSQDNFGLTFDGYINVPSNGSYTFYTTSDDGSTLWIDGIKIVDNDGLHGAREEFGTVCLEAGYHEIEVQFFERTGGNVLSVAYEGPGISKQNVPTYYGATNNTITIQEDETGFCFADGTVDNNHTGHTGTGFINTDNVYGNGIDWKINGSTGSYTIIWKYASTSNRLAKLVVDGSTVASNINFNATGSWTTWETESITVNLSDGIKDIRLEATNNSGLGNIDYIQIIGPNVSALSCATIGEDCSDFFGGLSITQTNPGCSNNNGQIIVNFEDSDVYTQIQLSIDGGNSYPITVNDNTGSYSFTGLSNAEYQVAARYAGGDCEYNVAHLILIQDCGDIPLNPGGVSWHDSYEANGFCWCSTNFDHNLGSKKVIVNGTQYSVVDICDELEKHPLFRSRNNGDNIYNDVQCGNGPINDSNDEPLCPGRVDMGVEGCLVRGVHWDMEWLASRDRFKTDNKFPEDVAKEAPTVYPNPLKESSLLNITVSGLGLSRVEVYNLAGLRIHSENINGKSAALDLQHLNTGVYIIKILDNKQSYFNKISVQK
- a CDS encoding M1 family aminopeptidase; amino-acid sequence: MWYEVFKFELKYRAKRPETYVFFVFLFLFSIVGVDFVFQGVEMGLVKKNAPLVIGKTMGAITGIFMVMASMIMGVPVLRDFQYNIESLLFINPIKKSDYIIGRFLGSFTVLLFIFSGVLCGMIVGEFMPWHQDLLPFMLINYVQSFVVIVLPILFFGASLFFVTGMLSRKLLVVYTQGIFLFVVFLLTKAIKNEYLQALLDPFSLTTLTKISKNWSVTERNSLEILFNGVMLHNKLFWMVLGGIILVIGYRKFSFTISSKTSKKNKIKKSNIEEGLSVVGYSIPNISVQYTIKTYCLQLIALSKFYIISLLKETSFWAIVICGMIIILINSVSLGTVYGVDSYPATYFIVEELQEMSLYFFIILLLFYSGELIWKERNAKLHLIFDATPISDTIPLISKFVALVSIYIVLMLSLIVTGILFQVAKGYYNFEFKVYFFGFFLEILPFLMLYTVIAFLFQVISNNKFIGILLTLLFFIINISSEYFGFQHSLYKFGGKTLGTYSSMNGYGHFLKPYLWIKSYWLVFGSLLLIISATLSVRGSETGLVKRFKTIRYRFSKPIKRFVISASFVFIGIGTYIFYNINILNDYWTNSEEITFRVNYEKALKQYEYIPQPKITKVHLNVELFPENRSYEVHGYFILKNTLDQPIRDIHIQKKIASHVQLDSIIFIGNNVSLNTKYSQFDYSIYSLSETLQPGDSIKMNFRQSYNPIGFEDDNSSTQIVNNGTFLNNQEFPTIGYNKKYEVRDEDKREEYKLGTRQNKARREDERELVNAVSGGDSDGINFEAVIGTNNKQTAITSGTLINQWEENSRNYFHYKTNSPIINFYSIVSAEYETRKDVWESSITDFTKPVSLEIYYHNNHIYNLDRMMASMKASLNYYSTNFSPYQYEQLRIMEFPRYEVFAQSFPNTIPFSEAIGFVLDIDDEQDVDMAFYVTAHEVAHQWFGMQVEAANVQGRHMILETLSQYAALMVLKNNYSEEKVQQFLEFQKETYNKKRKKSNVQEPPLALVENEDYVYYNKGAVAMYTLQQEIGENAVNKALEDFIKDWHSQNGMLKTVSGRYATTKDLLSYFRKVTAEDLQYIITDLFEKVE